A stretch of Rhododendron vialii isolate Sample 1 chromosome 4a, ASM3025357v1 DNA encodes these proteins:
- the LOC131323659 gene encoding uncharacterized protein LOC131323659 yields MAPNRLLNLIMNDSDFSDSDDELEIFQAVATYESERDSSSSRNRRTVTNRNTFGAQNRLFDDYFAESPVFPPHYFRRRFRMSRSLFLRIHDAVKAHEPYFIQKRNAAGKLGLSSLQKMTAAFRMLAYGAPADSVDEYVRIGATTALESLRRFLRAVIDVFSEDYLRSPNAADVARLLAVGELREFPGMLGSLDCMHWEWKNCPTAWQDRSSLFDEVSLGRAPPVNYTINGNEYNMGCYLVDGIYPQWASFVKTIPSPQGNKKIFFAQQQESTRKDVERAFGVLQARFAIVRGPGQLWDKKTLKDIMLTCIILHNMIIEDERDYNGAADLNYDPLEHTPLVEVSHERTIDLVEFIRRNHQITDRGTHSQLQADLIEHLWQMYGQS; encoded by the exons ATGGCTCCCAATCGGTTACTTAATCTGAttatgaacgattcagatttttcTGACTCGGATGATGAGTTGGAGATATTTCAAGCAGTTGCTACATATGAAAGTGAGAGGGACTCGAGCTCAAGCCGCAATCGTCGCACGGTTACTAATCGCAACACTTTTGGAGCTCAAAACCGGCTTTTTGATGATTACTTTGCTGAATCTCCTGTATTTCCTCCGCATTATTTTCGAAGGAGATTTCGAATGAGCCGTTCTCTTTTTCTTCGTATACATGATGCCGTAAAAGCACATGAGCCTTACTTTATCCAGAAAAGAAATGCAGCAGGAAAGCTTGGTTTATCATCTCTTCAAAAAATGACTGCCGCGTTTAGGATGCTAGCTTACGGTGCACCAGCCGATTCCGTGGATGAATACGTGAGGATTGGAGCAACCACTGCCTTAGAAAGCCTAAGAAGATTTCTTAGAGCAGTAATTGACGTGTTCTCCGAGGACTATTTGAGGTCACCCAACGCCGCTGATGTAGCTAGATTACTAGCGGTTGGTGAACTGCGGGAATTTCCGGGGATGTTAGGGAGCCTTGATTGCATGCATTGGGAATGGAAGAATTGCCCAACTGCTTGGCAAG ATAGGTCTTCATTATTCGATGAGGTTTCTTTAGGACGTGCTCCTCCAGTCAATTATACCATCAATGGCAATGAATATAATATGGGATGCTATTTAGTTGATGGTATATATCCACAGTGGGCATCTTTTGTGAAAACAATTCCATCTCCGCAAGGGAATaagaaaattttttttgctcaacaACAAGAATCCACAAGGAAGGATGTAGAACGGGCATTTGGAGTGCTTCAAGCAAGGTTTGCAATTGTGCGAGGACCGGGGCAGTTGTGGGATAAGAAAACACTGAAAGATATAATGTTAACATGCATAATATTACACAATATGATCATTGAGGATGAACGAGATTATAATGGAGCAGCTGATCTCAACTATGATCCATTGGAGCATACTCCTCTTGTAGAAGTTTCACACGAGAGAACTATTGACCTTGTGGAATTCATTCGACGCAATCATCAGATAACGGACAGGGGAACTCATTCTCAACTCCAAGCAGACCTAATTGAACACCTTTGGCAAATGTACGGCCAATCGTAG
- the LOC131323193 gene encoding prohibitin-1, mitochondrial-like, translating to MNLDNVKVPKLPGGGVASALIKFGVVAGLGVYGVANSLYNVEGGHRAIVFNRIGGVKDKVYPEGTHLMVPWFERPIIYDVRARPHLVESTSGSRDLQMVKIGLRVLTRPVPDQLPTIYRTLGENYNERVLPSIIHETLKAVVAQYNASQLITQREAVSREIRKILTERAVNFNIALDDVSITSLTFGKEFTAAIEKKQVAAQEAERAKFVVEKAEQDKRSAVIRAQGEAKSAQLIGQAIANNAAFITLRKIENAREIAHTISKAANKVYLNSDSLLLNLQDMTLESTTAK from the exons ATGAATCTCGACAACGTTAAAGTTCCAAAGTTGCCAGGCGGTGGTGTAGCTTCTGCTTTAATTAAGTTTGGAGTTGTAGCTGGGCTTGGTGTGTATGGAGTTGCTAATAGTCTCTACAATGTTGAGGGTGGGCACCGGGCTATTGTCTTCAACCGTATAGGTGGTGTGAAAGACAAG GTTTATCCTGAAGGGACACATCTGATGGTCCCGTGGTTTGAAAGGCCTATCATATATGATGTTCGTGCCCGCCCCCATTTAGTGGAGAGTACTTCAGGGAGCCGTGACCTCCAAATG GTAAAAATTGGTCTTCGAGTCCTAACCCGTCCTGTACCAGACCAACTACCCACAATTTATCGGACACTTGGTGAGAACTATAACGAAAGAGTCTTGCCTTCAATTATTCATGAGACATTGAAAGCTGTGGTTGCTCAATACAACGCTAGCCAGCTTATTACTCAAAGAGAG GCTGTTAGTAGGGAGATACGGAAGATATTGACTGAGAGAGCTGTAAATTTCAACATTGCACTGGATGATGTCTCCATTACAAGCCTTACGTTTGGGAAGGAGTTTACCGCTGCAATAGAAAAGAAACAGGTGGCTGCACAAGAAGCTGAGAGGGCCAAGTTTGTTGTTGAGAAGGCTGAGCAAGACAAACGCAGTGCTGTTATCCGGGCACAG GGTGAGGCCAAGAGTGCCCAGCTGATAGGTCAAGCAATTGCCAACAATGCAGCATTTATTACCCTCAggaaaattgaaaatgcaagagaAATTGCACACACAATATCGAAGGCAGCAAATAAAGTTTACTTGAATTCAGATTCCCTGCTGCTTAACCTCCAGGATATGACTTTGGAGAGCACCACTGCAAAGTAA
- the LOC131323191 gene encoding probable O-methyltransferase 3 yields the protein MEMRNDEEDKELLHSQAHIWNHIFQFINSMSLKCAIQLDIPDTINNHGRPMSLSQLVAALPINPSKSRCVYRLMRILVHSGFFTTEKISETAGEEEGYLPTPASRLLLKDEPLNVRPFLLAMLDPILTKPWHHVGEWFQNDDPTSFDTAHGTTLWDFAGHEPRVNHFINNAMASDARLVTSVVVKDCKGVFEGLNSLVDVGGGTGTVAKAIAEAFPELECTVLDLPHVVADVQGSGNLKFVGGDMFQAIPSTDAVLLEWILHDWSDEESVKILKRCKEALPSKGGKVIIIDMKVENEKKGDDDSIETQLFFDMLMMILVTGRERTEKEWAKLFADAGFSDYKITPILGLRSLIEVYP from the exons ATGGAGATgagaaatgatgaggaagacAAAGAGCTACTCCACTCTCAAGCTCACATATGGAACCACATATTTCAGTTCATAAACTCCATGTCTTTAAAATGCGCAATTCAACTGGACATACCGGACACCATCAACAACCACGGCCGGCCcatgtctctctctcaactcgTCGCTGCTCTTCCCATTAACCCCTCCAAGTCCCGGTGTGTCTATCGCCTCATGCGCATTCTGGTTCACTCCGGCTTCTTCACCACAGAGAAAATCTCGGAAACTGCCGGAGAAGAAG AAGGTTATTTGCCCACTCCCGCGTCCCGTCTCCTCCTAAAGGACGAGCCGCTAAATGTCAGACCATTTTTGCTAGCCATGCTGGATCCGATCTTGACAAAGCCATGGCACCACGTCGGCGAGTGGTTCCAAAATGACGATCCTACCTCTTTCGACACAGCTCATGGGACAACATTATGGGACTTCGCGGGCCACGAGCCGCGGGTCAACCACTTCATTAACAACGCGATGGCCAGCGACGCCCGGTTGGTCACGAGCGTGGTGGTCAAGGACTGCAAGGGCGTTTTCGAGGGGCTGAACTCGCTGGTGGACGTCGGGGGTGGGACCGGCACGGTGGCCAAGGCCATCGCCGAGGCTTTCCCGGAGTTGGAGTGCACTGTGTTGGACCTCCCTCATGTGGTTGCGGATGTGCAAGGGAGTGGGAACTTGAAGTTCGTTGGGGGTGACATGTTTCAAGCTATTCCTTCTACTGACGCTGTTTTACTTGAG TGGATATTGCACGATTGGAGCGACGAGGAGAGCGTAAAAATACTGAAGAGATGCAAAGAAGCGCTTCCAAGCAAAGGAGGGAAGGTGATAATCATCGACATGAAGGTTGAGAACGAGAAGAAAGGAGATGATGATTCCATCGAAACACAGCTCTTCTTTGACATGctgatgatgattttggtcacggggagagagagaaccgagaaAGAGTGGGCGAAGCTCTTTGCCGATGCCGGCTTCAGCGACTACAAAATCACTCCCATTCTGGGTTTGAGGTCTCTCATTGAGGTTTATCCCTGA
- the LOC131323192 gene encoding probable O-methyltransferase 3 produces MEMRNDEEDKELLHSQAHVWNHIFQFINSMSLKCAVQLDIPDIVNNHGRPMSLSQLVAALPVNPSKSRCVYRLMRVLVHSGFFTREKISETAEEEEGYLLTPASRLLLKDEPLNVRPFLLAMLDPVLTKPWHHVSEWFQNDDPTPFDTAHERTFWDYAGHEPRLNHFFNDAMASDARLVTSVVVKDCKGVFEGLNSLVDVGGGTGTVAKAIADAFPELECTVLDLPHVVADLQGSGNLKFVGGDMFQAIPSTDAVLLKWILHDWSDEESVKILKRCKEALPSKGGKVIIIDMKVENEKKGDDDSIETQLFFDMLMMILVTGRERTEKEWAKLFADAGFSDYKITPILGLRSLIEVFP; encoded by the exons ATGGAGATgagaaatgatgaggaagacAAAGAGCTACTCCACTCTCAAGCTCACGTATGGAACCACATATTCCAGTTCATAAACTCCATGTCTCTAAAATGTGCAGTTCAACTGGACATACCGGACATCGTCAACAACCATGGCCGACCcatgtctctctctcaactcgTAGCTGCTCTTCCTGTTAACCCCTCCAAATCCCGGTGTGTCTATCGCCTCATGCGCGTTCTGGTCCACTCCGGCTTCTTCACCAGGGAGAAAATCTCGGAAACCGCCGAGGAAGAAG AAGGTTATTTGCTCACTCCCGCGTCCCGTCTCCTCCTGAAGGACGAGCCACTAAATGTCAGACCATTTTTGCTAGCCATGCTTGATCCAGTCTTGACAAAGCCATGGCACCACGTCAGCGAGTGGTTCCAAAATGACGATCCTACCCCTTTCGACACGGCTCACGAGAGGACATTCTGGGACTACGCGGGCCACGAGCCGCGGCTCAACCACTTCTTCAACGACGCAATGGCCAGCGACGCCCGGCTGGTCACGAGCGTGGTGGTCAAGGACTGCAAGGGCGTTTTCGAGGGGCTAAATTCGCTGGTTGACGTCGGGGGTGGGACTGGCACGGTGGCCAAAGCCATAGCCGATGCTTTCCCGGAGTTGGAGTGCACTGTGTTGGACCTCCCTCATGTGGTTGCGGATTTGCAAGGGAGTGGGAACTTGAAGTTCGTTGGGGGTGACATGTTTCAAGCTATTCCTTCCACCGATGCTGTTTTACTTAAG TGGATATTGCACGATTGGAGCGATGAGGAGAGCGTAAAAATACTGAAGAGATGCAAAGAAGCACTTCCAAGCAAAGGAGGGAAGGTGATAATCATCGACATGAAGGTTGAGAATGAGAAGAAAGGAGACGATGACTCGATCGAAACACAGCTCTTCTTTGACATgttgatgatgattttggtcacggggagagagagaactgagaAAGAGTGGGCGAAGCTCTTTGCCGATGCCGGTTTCAGCGACTACAAGATCACTCCCATTCTGGGTTTAAGGTCTCTCATTGAGGTTTTTCCTTGA
- the LOC131323196 gene encoding trans-resveratrol di-O-methyltransferase-like, which translates to MRSIAKMERRNDEREKALLLSQSHIWNQTYNLVNSMSLKCAVQLGIPDIIKQHGRPMPLSDLVSALHVNPSKASGVYRLMRLLVHSGFFTNQKVSENCEEEGYLLTPAAQLLLKDEPFSLAPYLLAMLDPDMFKPWHHMGEWFQNDDPTPFHSAYGMGLYDFCATKPRFNHLFNEAMASDSRLIAGVVVKSCKGVFEGLNSLVDVAGGTGTMAKAIADNFPNLKVTVLDLPHVVEELKGGDTENLKFVGGDMFGVIPSADAILLKWVFHNWSDEDGVKILQGCKEAVLGSKGGKVIIIDMVLETNNKGGKPNQTEPSVSVVNDKGDHDDKYLSDYTETQLCFDIVMLTVLPGKERTEKEWASLFAASGFARYKITPILGLRSLIEVYP; encoded by the exons ATGAGAAGCATCGCAAAGATGGAGAGGAGGAATGATGAGCGAGAGAAAGCCTTACTCCTCTCTCAAAGTCACATTTGGAACCAAACATACAACCTCGTAAACTCCATGTCGCTCAAATGTGCGGTTCAATTAGGCATACCGGACATCATCAAGCAGCACGGCCGACCCATGCCTCTCTCCGACCTTGTTTCCGCTCTTCACGTCAACCCCTCCAAAGCCTCGGGCGTGTATCGCCTCATGCGCTTGTTAGTCCATTCTGGCTTCTTCACCAACCAGAAGGTTTCTGAAAATTGCGAGGAAGAAG GTTATTTGCTCACACCCGCTGCTCAACTCCTCCTAAAAGATGAACCTTTCAGTTTGGCACCATATTTGTTAGCTATGCTAGACCCAGACATGTTCAAACCATGGCACCATATGGGGGAATGGTTCCAGAACGACGACCCGACACCGTTCCATTCAGCTTACGGGATGGGATTATACGACTTCTGTGCCACCAAGCCGCGATTCAACCATTTATTCAACGAAGCAATGGCAAGCGACAGCCGGTTGATTGCAGGCGTGGTGGTCAAGAGCTGTAAGGGGGTTTTCGAGGGGTTGAACTCTTTGGTTGACGTTGCCGGCGGGACAGGCACGATGGCGAAGGCTATAGCTGATAATTTCCCGAACTTGAAGGTCACTGTGTTGGATCTCCCTCATGTGGTTGAGGAATTGAAAGGGGGTGATACTGAGAATTTGAAGTTTGTTGGGGGTGATATGTTTGGGGTTATTCCTTCGGCTGATGCTATTTTATTGAAG TGGGTATTTCATAACTGGAGCGATGAGGATGGGGTGAAAATACTCCAGGGATGCAAAGAGGCAGTACTTGGAAGCAAAGGAGGAAAGGTGATTATCATAGACATGGTCTTGGAAACCAACAACAAAGGAGGTAAACCGAATCAAACCGAGCCTTCTGTTTCAGTAGTCAACGACAAAGGAGATCATGATGACAAGTACTTGTCCGATTATACCGAAACGCAGCTCTGCTTCGACATTGTGATGTTGACGGTGCTCCCCGGGAAAGAGAGAACCGAGAAAGAGTGGGCGAGTCTCTTCGCTGCGTCCGGTTTCGCTCGCTACAAAATCACTCCCATTCTGGGCTTGAGGTCTCTGATTGAGGTTTATCCTTGA